The following is a genomic window from Chaetodon trifascialis isolate fChaTrf1 chromosome 13, fChaTrf1.hap1, whole genome shotgun sequence.
aaacagctagCAAGTAAAGGGGGAAGGCTGCTGTAATCCAGGGGTCAAGGGAGACATTATTCTGAGTCAGAATGCACACTTACAGAGCCACATTTAAGTGTTCCCTTTTTGCCTCTTAAGCAGCTTAAAGGTTGGGTAAATTATTTCACACTGTCCGACAATCTACAATTTGCTGTTGTTATGGCTGCATCGAGATGTTTTGCAACATTTTATTTCCCCCAACGTAACCTGACACATTTGTTATCTATTTCCAATaaagttttaaatgaaattctGTGGTTTGAGCAgtttggctgcacagcatgGGACTGACTGGAAAGCCAGTTACATTGCACTGCAGTTACgcatttaaaaaatattcatAAAACCCACATCAGACACAACTTCTCACCACATCCATCTGGACAATTTTATCCTTTCGGGTTTTTATGGCATACAAGTCATATGCTTGGGCAGTCTGTGActatacattacattacataaaaGCACTGTTCTGGGGGAGAGCTTGGTGTCTCTACTCTGCAGCCTTTATGCTTGTGTCTCCAGCCAACTCAGATGACTGTGAGTAATGGGCTTATGCAACCTAAAGAGAGGCAACCTGATTCAGCCCCTGAGGAACTCCACTACTGAACTTGccattcacagaaacattgttgttttcattgcacACCAGCTACTGTCTGCATTCCGCTGAAGCGCCCGGTCTTCCCCCTGTGGCGATGACCTATATAGTGCTCCTCATTCACTGCCTGTTTTGTTACCCTGAGTGAGCACCACGTGAGGAAGTTGTGCTTACAgtggcagaaatgaaaatgatgtcaATATAAGGGCAAATTCTCTGATTCCTTTCAGTGGGTGACTTCAAAGCAAGAAGAATCTTTATATGGATTGCATATTTGTAAGGATTTGTGCATTAGCTGTTATGACTGCCAGTGTCTTGGATTTAGTAATTTCTAAATTCCTCTGCATCTTGTGTGTGATTAAATTTGGATTTGGAACAACTGATGCCAAACAGAGTCAGTGTAACAATGCCAACTTTAAGTGTTTTTCGTTTTCTTTTATGTGGCTTCATGTAGGTGGAGTTGGTGttattatcttttattttacttACCCTGGGGTTTCCAGTCTTCTTGAATTTCTGTGCAATGGACTGGTAAGAGGACATGACAACAAACAGCTGGATAGCCATGTTAAAGATGCTCATGGGGATCAAGTAGGACACGTAGTTTCTGTGGAGAGAAAAACGCACAAAAAAGTCAGTATGAACTACTTCCAGTGAGGGatagagaacaaaaaaaaacatctataTGTATCTTTAGCAGTGCAGGAGTATGTGCATATACAGCACCTGTCTCCCTTGCTGTAGTCCAGAGTGCAGCAGGTCCTCAGGGGCTCGTAGTCGTACTCTCCCCAGCCGATGAGAGGCATGGCAGACCAGAAGGCGGTGAATAGccagacaaacacagccaggGTGATGGCACTGCTCCACTGCAGCTTTGTCCCTGACAAGAGCAAGGTCACACCATTTGTCATTGCTTTTTTTCACAACTCCAACATTATGAGATGACATGTTTTTGCTCAATCTACCAAAAGTCACAATAGGACTGAAGCACTTTGTTTTAACATGTTCATACCAGCGTAACTAACTGTCTCAtaaacacagtaaatcataTGAACACTGCAGACCAGGTGTAGAGTCACTTCCTCTTACCCTTCTATCCTGCTATTAACGATGGCTAAAAATAGCAGTATTTCAGTGTTGGAATATCATAATAAAAAAAGGTTTGTACTAGCACTCAAGCCCCCCAGGTTGCACTTTTGCCACCATTTACTCATCTGCTTATAACAATTGCTATGTTTGTTCTTTTCACAGGATAGACGTCAGAACAGTCTGTGGCAAATCCAAAGACAACAGGCTACTTGTTGACCAGCTGGCCTCTTCAGAAAAGCAGGAGGTCTTAAGATCAGCTGGAGACTGGTGacataaatctgtgtgtgtgtgtgtgtgtgtgtgtgtgtgtgtgtgtgtgtgtgtgtgtgtgtgtgtgtgtgtgtgtgtgtgtgtgcggtgagAGAGAGAACCCATGCTTTGCAAGAGAGGGAACACAATGCATTTGGTTGTAACTGTGCATGACCTACTGGGCGGGGACAGAAGCAGGTGGGAACTTACTGGTGCAGTACTGGTGGTATCTGTCCCAGGCGATGGCAGCCATGAAGTGGATGCTGGCGAGAGCTGTCATGAAGCCCTGGAAACCATGAGTCTGGCATCCATCAGAGCCATATGGCCAGTACCTGATGACAGAGGGTTTGTTCATAaattcatgcatttattcatcttaaatgtaaaaattaaCAGTTTATGTTCTTGACCTAACACACTGAAACTGATGGAAATACAAGCTGCAAGCAATCAGTAGATTTGCTTATTTCAGATTGTGGGTctatatttaaaaatgaaataatacaataatagtAAATATAATAATCCCTGGACTCGTGCACAATCAGAGCAGCAACTTTCATCTCCTGATTACAGCTTGAAAATCCTCTGCACATTATGACATAGGCTTTAGCTGCGTATTGACCGCTCCCCCTGCACTCTACAGCTTTGATTGTTCCTCCCCGTATCGATTATACATTCCCTTGTCGATTATTCACCTCGAGGTCAGTTTTATTTGGCATTATTTTCTGATTACATTTTGTTAAGCCACACGTGATCGATATTCCTTACGAAAGGAAGTGGTTACATCACTCACCTCAGGAAGCTGGAGAAAGCGGCGACGGTGGCGTTCATGGAGATGCCAATATCAGCCATCGCCAAGCTGAACACCAGGAAATTGCTGGGGGTCCTCAGCTCTCTCACTTTGAGGAAAGCGACGATTGTCACcgcatttaaaaaaaagcccagcaGACCTTTAGGTAGcggaaacagaaataaatatcaTGAATGAGGGCAGTGTGCGGTGGTGAATGGGAATCAGCGCGCACAGCGTTGCTTCGTGCGCCATATGCAGCACATATCAAGACGCCAGTAAACACGCTCTTTTCAAACATCGTCATTTTCCTCGCTTGCAGACTGTAAGCGAGGGTTAATTTGTGAGTTTACAGAGAAAGCTGCGGATCCTTTCTCTCTCAACATTATGTTGCCAGTGCCCGGGTGGCGTCAGGTCCTGTCATAGGTTAATGCTACGCAGCGGGCGCAGCCCTCGTAGCCTCGCAGCGTTTGGCTGAATTCCAGCACAAAACGAAAACACTCACCCTCCACCAGCAGACAGGATCCAAGGGAGAACACATCAAAGTCGGAGAAGCCCTCCGGTAAAGGGTAAGACGAGACCATCCTGAAGCCGATTTGACACAAGAAAGTGCAGCTTTCACAgacttttcactcctctctaTCCGATCCTTTACGATATGCCTCACTGTGACCGAAGGCAGTCCGCTTTTAAAGGGGCATTTCACGTGAAAAGCATGCACTTTATTATGTAAACCCCCCCGCTCTCTGTCGCCCCAATCCGTGCAGGAATGTCTTAATGAACATAACCGCACAAACGCAACCCTTAATGCGTATTTGCCCACCGCAACAGCAAAGCCCTCAATTAGTTACACAACAAGCCTTTGTGTCTGCGTCCCGGTGAGGATGCAGCCGGCGCTGATGTCAAACGACACGTTGGATGCGTCACTTTAAGAAGAGACAACAACAGGTGTCTATAGAGCCTAAGCCTCCTGCCAATCAGAGCTACACACACGCTCATTACGAAAACTGcatactgcattttttttttttttgcaggtttcGCACGAGCGTTTGGTACATGTTACATCCAGATGCTGCAGCGTTAAATGTATACACTTGACTGTATGTGACAGACATGTAGAGAATGCTCCTTGTCTGTCTGAGTGCAAAATATTTCCAGGCCCCTATATGCACACATCAGTGTCCTGCAGCTCGTGCTCAGTTTATCGTTGTTCCTCGTTATCATGTTTATTATTACAGTAAAGTGTATATCATGTATGTGCATTTGTTATAGTAGCCCTGTCCATTTGCTGATTAATGACTCAAAGAGATTCTGGCTGCACCATAGAGGATCCTTAACGCTGATCTGCACCTTCAGGTCTATTAATCCTTTGTCCCATGTGGCAGGACTCTGTTTTGACTAGTGAATTTGAAACTGGACACGTCAGCGTTTGCCTTGCTGTCATTTTGGCAGGGAATAAAACTTTTCATAGACACACTGACCTCAAGAGATTAAACCAACTGTGACATCTGCCtgaaatgagaacaaaaacgagaacaaaacaaaattgcaCTTTTGGAGCTGCAGACACAACATATGTCAACAGAGGCTTGACTCAGTCTGCAGTTTCCCGTGCGATGATGGGGGGAGGGGGCATGTGGTGTACAATAAAAGCCAGTGTTCCAATTCACCTTTAGCTGATCAAAAAGTGTGCAAATTACATGAAATCCAGCCATCATCCCCAGCCTACGACGGATTCGTCATGTTTCACTTGCGACATCGTTTGCAGCTTTTCATGCCATAGGGCTACAGGGGACACAAGCCTGACATTGTGTGGCCAAAGTCTATTTCAGTCTCAGGATTAAAAGATCAGGAATCTTGGGAAATATAGGTGAAAATGTGTGAAGTGCTAAATCATATGGAAAAGCAAATGCACAAGATCcaatatatttttgtatttttaattataTCCTACTAAAAACAAATGGCTAGTTCTGTGCATTCATTTGAGAATACGTGTATCAGGTCACAACAATACTTACCACTTAACTCTATCTTCAGGATTATGTTGAAACATGGTAACACTGTGACAGTCAGCTGAATTTCTTTCATTGGTATTATTAtgttgaagaaaaagaaaaaaaaccctgcgTCCTTGGCTGACCCCAACATGAGTCTGAGTGTGTAGTTAGTCTAATTTTTGCTCTCAAAATTGGTCACACCCAAAACTGAAAGCACTTAATTGAAGAAACATTGGCACAAAGAAGTGTGTACAATACTAATAGCCTGTTTTTGATATCTCTGCTCAAAGCGGTTATGCAAATGAACTCTAATTTGACAACTCAGCAATAATTTTGCATGATACAGCAGACACTCCAAAATCCTGTTTATTCTAAAGTTGCTTCAGTGAGATTTTTTGCACACTAAGAATGACATTGCACCTTAGATAAAGTCCAGTCTTCTGGTTCATACAATGTAAAAGGGCGGCTTTATTGGCTTCAGTAAATGAGATTAACTACTTGTGGTGCAATATGGAATGTTTAAGGTTTTCAACATGATTGCTCAACACGTTTTGAGCCTCAGTACAGACCTGCACGGTTCTAAAACCATACATACTGAAAGACCTGTGACTCAAAGGGGTGTTTAAACTAAAGGTTAAAGAGGGCAATTTAACTAAATAAAGGACAACTACTcaggatggaggaagaagacTTAATGTATCCATATGTGGCACACAATACATTTATAGGAGGTGAAGACACCACGCACAGTTTCTAATTACTATTATTGTCTCGATCAAGCTGTTATTACTTTATTATTCTATTGGGCTTATTTTTTAATCTCTGCTAAAACTTTTGCTGTCTAGAAAGACTTCGACCTGTCTGTGGTTAAATGTGGGTCGGATCTAAAGTGGGGCCTTGCTGCCAAGTTGTTCGAACACATTTCGCCATCACTTTAGGCCAGAGGAGGCAAACTTTTCAGTGCCAGCCAAGTGTAACACTAAACTTCCAGTGTGATGAAACACAAAGGAGGGAATACAATGAAGAGATGCCAAATAACACACATAGTATTTACCTACACTGTGAAACAAAAGCTTTATAATTAGAGGTATTTCCCCCCCGGTAGTGTGGGACTCTGTCCAAATGGATTATTGAGGTGAAATCTAAAGTGAGTAAACTGATTACGCATGCATTCCTTACTATTTAAATCTTTTTGTTTGCTTAGTAAATACTACTTTGTTTCCCATTGATGAATTGTCAATGTGTAATTTACACTGTGTGCAGGTACATAAAATGGGATGGGAATGCCAAACGGGAAGATCAGAATGTAAAAGGAAAAGTGTGGGTCTGATTATTGACTGTTCAGCACAAAGATTTATTTCTAATCATTTTTAGTTTCtgattaaaatattaaaagttcttcaaataaaaaaaggatGGCAGATTAAGAATATGTCAAGTTAACATCTGTTGAGTGGACAGGCCCCAAGGTAGGAGCCACAGGCTGTGATATAGGGGCCACCTTGTGGTAGAACATAGTGCTGTCCACTTTCAGATTAACAGTCACGGCAGGGCTCAAATGAACAAGCTATATttgagggaaagaaaaaaatcaaaacatcaCAGTGGATTATGACCATTTCGgaagtgtttttctgtgatAATAAATAGGGACGTCTCTGCGCAGCCTATCGGATTCCGGCATGCAATACGCATCCAAATGAAAAGAACGCCAGTCCTTTCGCTAATCCTTGTCTATCCTTTTTATCTCGGGACTCATAGCAGTCGGATCACTATGGGACAGCGAAGCGGTGGGACAAAGCCATGCGGATGATATTGCtttaaatgagagaaaaaaatcaagtcTTTCTGACTTCAGTGGGCGCAAACTGGGCGCATGTAGGCAAGCTGCGTATGCGTAAAAGTGGGCCAAAATGTTCCTCGTCCTGCTCCTGGGGCTCTATGTGGCCATAGGTGAACTTGTCTCCCCAGTGAGCTCCTGCCCGTCGCAGTGCAGCTGTTTTTACCACAACCTGAGTGACGGATCAAAGGCCAGGTAAGGAGGATGTCCAGATgaaaaagattttattttaaagtacACACTGTAACTGTTCTGGTTTGTGTGCACAGGCGCATCTTTACAGACGGACAGGTCTTGTCCTCATATGAGGACAGATGTTTGCATAGAGGTGAACACGTGTACAAAAGATAATTCAGGGAGTGCATGTCGGTCCAATTTTATTTAATGCAGGATTATCTCTCAAAGGCACTTTCAACCCCCGTCTATGCGTTTTATACGAGTTTGGATGGACTGGGAaatgagaggtttttttttgtttgtttgtttgtttttttcctttccaaaATTATCTGCctgataatgaaaacatgatCTCAGACTCACACTAATTTCGGATTAATTAGTCgatttttcatttgctttgataCATTACAAAAATGTCCGTAAATGCGTAATTTGTGGAACATGATTTGGTGGTGAACACAAATTCACTTGCCACATCTCACTTTCAGGAGCGTGATTTGCAATGATCCCGAGATATCTCTTGTGCCTGTCGGGTTCCCTGTTGACACGTCCAAGCTGCGGATTGAGAAGACGGCCATCCAGCGGATACCAAGCGAAGCCTTCAACTACCTCTCCAGTCTGGAATTCCTGTGGATGTCTTTCAACACGCTGTCCGCCTTGAGCCCAGACAGTTTCCGGGGACTGTTCAACTTGGAAGAGCTTCGTCTGGACGGGAATTCCCTCAC
Proteins encoded in this region:
- the rgra gene encoding retinal G protein coupled receptor a, translated to MVSSYPLPEGFSDFDVFSLGSCLLVEGLLGFFLNAVTIVAFLKVRELRTPSNFLVFSLAMADIGISMNATVAAFSSFLRYWPYGSDGCQTHGFQGFMTALASIHFMAAIAWDRYHQYCTRTKLQWSSAITLAVFVWLFTAFWSAMPLIGWGEYDYEPLRTCCTLDYSKGDRNYVSYLIPMSIFNMAIQLFVVMSSYQSIAQKFKKTGNPRFNPNTPLKTMLLCWGPYGILAFYAAVENANLVSPKLRMMAPILAKTSPTFNVFLYALGNENYRGGIWQFLTGEKIDVPQIENKSK